From a region of the Lactuca sativa cultivar Salinas chromosome 4, Lsat_Salinas_v11, whole genome shotgun sequence genome:
- the LOC111889884 gene encoding uncharacterized protein LOC111889884 isoform X2: MESSLTMSKVEVIKQAIKEVMEEIRDGANSSSDDGGEVEDDNHHRLLSKLMSQLEKLEAGQEFVDDEKTKTKINKSRSEEEEEEEEEEEEDEEERIVKELKKMKRQNLITHCLLSAMIVLTVVWQISEVSIILRLKDGVNHPFRFIGSIFKRILTPPKPNGSEEETDSSITNNLIESSRIGDLKIPELPHVELPKTQTWFLKDKD; encoded by the exons ATGGAGTCGTCGTTAACGATGTCGAAGGTGGAGGTAATAAAACAGGCCATTAAAGAAGTGATGGAAGAGATCAGAGATGGTGCCAACTCCTCATCCGATGACGGCGGCGAAGTTGAAGATGACAACCACCACCGCCTCCTATCCAAATTGATGTCTCAG TTGGAGAAGTTAGAGGCTGGGCAGGAATTTGTTGACGATGAGAAAACCAAAACGAAGATAAACAAGTCGAGatcggaagaagaagaagaagaagaagaagaagaagaagaagatgaagaagaaaggaTAGTGAAAGAGCTTAAGAAGATGAAGAGGCAGAATCTAATAACACACTGTCTTCTTTCAGCCATGATAGTTCTCACAGTCGTCTGGCAGATATCGGAGGTCTCCATTATTTTGAGACTAAAAGATGGAGTAAACCACCCATTTCGATTCATTGGTAGCATCTTTAAGAGAATTCTAACACCTCCTAAACCAAATGGTAGTGAAGAAGAAACAGATTCATCGATTACAAATAACCTGATCGAGTCCTCGCGAATTGGTGATCTCAAAATTCCAGAGCTTCCCCATGTCGAGCTGCCCAAAACTCAGACTTGGTTTTTAAAAGATAAAGACTGA
- the LOC111889854 gene encoding uncharacterized protein LOC111889854, which yields MDEEGNKIQGYVHKAYIYKFKQLLKEVNGFDFIEYRTIINGTVLENMSLVVVGEIDARSAERKRHKIRLQIQDDNGLQLDVNLWGNYSYTFLDYIQKNPNNVCIVIILQFAKISVWQDCDPSIRTMMYRSSSSIFESRCSENDDFLLNNDLKTIADIFEPLEKKKYVIVATIKGILQNKDWYYPACTNCNTKAFSDTPSNEANVIGSFQYAKYECRNPKCTKTVTSVLPRFMISVRDQDHTGSMTLTMFEQDAKKLL from the exons ATGGACGAAGAg GGTAACAAGATCCAAGGTTATGTCCATAAAGCTTACATTTACAAGTTCAAACAACTTCTAAAAGAAG TAAATGGCTTTGATTTTATTGAATATCGGACGATTATCAATGGCACTGTTCTAGAAAATATGTCATTGG TAGTAGTTGGTGAAATAGATGCTCGAAGTGCAGAACGAAAAAGGCATAAGATAAGATTACAAATCCAAGATGACAA TGGTTTGCAATTGGATGTTAACCTATGGGGCAATTATAGTTACACATTCTTAGATTATATCCAAAAGAATCCGAACAATGTCTGCATTGTCATAATCCTTCAATTTGCAAAGATTAGTGTTTGGCAAG ATTGTGATCCATCAATACGTACTATGATGTATCGAAGTTCATCATCAATA TTTGAATCAAGATG TTCTGAAAATGATGATTTCCTTCTTAATAATGATCTTAAAACAATTGCTGATATTTTCGAGCCACTTGAG AAAAAAAAGTATGTTATTGTTGCGACAATTAAAGGAATTCTTCAAAACAAAGATTGGTATTACCCAGCATGTACAAACTGCAATACCAAGGCATTTTCAGACACACCTTCTAATGAAGCCAATGTGATCGGATCATTTCAATACGCAAAATATGAATGTCGAAATCCAAAATGCACAAAAACTGTAACATCAGTTCTTCCAAG GTTCATGATTTCGGTGCGTGATCAAGATCATACTGGAAGTATGACTCTAACAATGTTTGAACAAGATGCGAAGAAGCTTCTTTAA
- the LOC111889884 gene encoding uncharacterized protein LOC111889884 isoform X1, translating to MESSLTMSKVEVIKQAIKEVMEEIRDGANSSSDDGGEVEDDNHHRLLSKLMSQFFFLFFPKKQQLEKLEAGQEFVDDEKTKTKINKSRSEEEEEEEEEEEEDEEERIVKELKKMKRQNLITHCLLSAMIVLTVVWQISEVSIILRLKDGVNHPFRFIGSIFKRILTPPKPNGSEEETDSSITNNLIESSRIGDLKIPELPHVELPKTQTWFLKDKD from the exons ATGGAGTCGTCGTTAACGATGTCGAAGGTGGAGGTAATAAAACAGGCCATTAAAGAAGTGATGGAAGAGATCAGAGATGGTGCCAACTCCTCATCCGATGACGGCGGCGAAGTTGAAGATGACAACCACCACCGCCTCCTATCCAAATTGATGTCTCAG tttttttttcttttcttcccaAAAAAACAACAGTTGGAGAAGTTAGAGGCTGGGCAGGAATTTGTTGACGATGAGAAAACCAAAACGAAGATAAACAAGTCGAGatcggaagaagaagaagaagaagaagaagaagaagaagaagatgaagaagaaaggaTAGTGAAAGAGCTTAAGAAGATGAAGAGGCAGAATCTAATAACACACTGTCTTCTTTCAGCCATGATAGTTCTCACAGTCGTCTGGCAGATATCGGAGGTCTCCATTATTTTGAGACTAAAAGATGGAGTAAACCACCCATTTCGATTCATTGGTAGCATCTTTAAGAGAATTCTAACACCTCCTAAACCAAATGGTAGTGAAGAAGAAACAGATTCATCGATTACAAATAACCTGATCGAGTCCTCGCGAATTGGTGATCTCAAAATTCCAGAGCTTCCCCATGTCGAGCTGCCCAAAACTCAGACTTGGTTTTTAAAAGATAAAGACTGA